One Littorina saxatilis isolate snail1 linkage group LG12, US_GU_Lsax_2.0, whole genome shotgun sequence genomic region harbors:
- the LOC138981494 gene encoding uncharacterized protein codes for MTFCTRVYYVTHYSNKMATHSIYSSEEEEEYDGPRLSQAIVLPTSLNNGRKTRKEGHKTLLVTEPACRIGNTDWCQCGHCCRMPTFVECVCCHDVRQIKQKVEGLEEQVGCITAHPGFRTVCLDIYCLETAYYAYKQDYGRLNFDLHEKYRYVAYRQLVRWCWGFLGKSIRVPLPACAVKTIRDTFPDGGRVGFKLPQLEGIV; via the exons atgacctttTGCACACGTGTTTACTACGTCACACACTACTCGAACAAGATGGCCACTCACAGTATTTACAGCagcgaggaagaggaggagtacGACGGACCACGTTTGAGCCAGGCTATCGTTCTTCCTACCAGTTTGAACAACGGAAGAAAGACGAGGAAAGAAGGCCACAAGACGCTGCTCGTAACAGAGCCAGCATGCAGAATCGGCAACACTGACTG GTGTCAGTGCGGACATTGCTGCCGGATGCCAActtttgttgagtgtgtgtgttgccacGACGTcagacaaatcaaacagaaggtAGAAGGCCTGGAAGAGCAGGTAGGCTGCATCACAGCACATCCTGGCTTTCGTACCGTGTGTCTGGACATCTACTGCCTGGAGACCGCATACTATGCGTACAAGCAGGACTACGGGCGTCTAAACTTCGATCTGCATGA GAAATACAGATATGTCGCCTACAGGCAGCTGGTGCGATGGTGTTGGGGTTTTCTAGGCAAAAGCATCAGGGTGCCTCTACCAGCTTGTGCCGTGAAAACGATCAGGGACACTTTCCCAGACGGAGgaagagtggggttcaaactccccCAGCTGGAGGGAATCGTGTGA